From candidate division TA06 bacterium, a single genomic window includes:
- a CDS encoding CAP domain-containing protein, whose product MFAITNAQRREHKLPPLLRSQSIAVAARKHSLDMSKRGFFGHINPDGWGVAKRLNNAGIWYVSCAENVAKTFSIINAHKGFMESKGHRDNMLDRSSTHIGIGVYRGSDGFLCITQNYIQAADTINVDSAAKFIEKKLNRKRIYRNRSYLRRQATIDSIATRHSLKMLKSQNPRIAQDFGNIDASASAFHFVTPGLNDIFGDAKMIRCRGTRMGIGIAQGSSRKYGNGLLWITIIIAE is encoded by the coding sequence ATGTTCGCCATCACAAACGCACAGCGTCGCGAACATAAGCTTCCACCTTTACTCAGGTCGCAGTCTATCGCAGTGGCCGCAAGAAAACACAGCCTTGACATGTCCAAAAGAGGCTTCTTTGGGCACATCAATCCTGACGGATGGGGTGTGGCTAAGAGGCTAAACAACGCTGGTATCTGGTATGTCTCGTGTGCGGAGAACGTCGCCAAAACCTTCAGCATCATAAATGCGCACAAGGGGTTCATGGAGAGCAAAGGACACCGAGATAACATGCTCGACCGATCCTCCACTCACATTGGAATTGGAGTCTACAGGGGTTCAGACGGTTTCTTGTGTATCACTCAGAACTACATACAAGCGGCAGACACAATTAATGTCGACTCCGCAGCCAAGTTCATCGAGAAGAAGCTCAACAGGAAAAGAATCTATCGTAACCGTTCCTATCTTAGAAGGCAGGCTACAATTGACAGTATTGCCACCCGTCATTCTCTGAAGATGTTGAAATCCCAAAACCCAAGAATCGCTCAAGATTTCGGAAACATTGACGCGAGCGCCAGCGCCTTTCATTTCGTAACACCCGGGTTGAACGATATCTTTGGTGACGCAAAGATGATTCGGTGCAGGGGTACACGGATGGGGATCGGCATAGCGCAAGGTAGCTCCCGCAAGTACGGTAACGGCCTGTTATGGATAACCATAATCATTGCCGAATAG
- a CDS encoding D-aminoacylase, with product MEVDILIKGGDIIDGTGKATYQADLAILKGRISRIGALNDIQATETIDGHGMVICPGFIDIHGHSDISLLVCPTADSKIMQGITTEVAGNCGESAAPVSKRMMDDLAADAKRFEVELSWGTLGSFLDMLEGRISINYATLVGLGTIRGGAIGTIDRPASPSELSRMQDMVKEALDQGALGISTGLMYPPGMYADMQEIVELAKCAASKSGIYASHIRGEGKNLAPAVEEAIQIGREASIPVQISHLKASGESNWGRMASILSGIEDASKDGVDVMADRYPYIAGATSLAAIFPAWSHEGGRKAFLTRLKTADHTPNLKKAIDERVADVGWGKIILTNAWSAQNTELEGKSIAECAARTNVDPYDILVKLILDSEGLASMVSFTQDENDMLITLTHPKVMVCSDSGVKSPEGKLGEGKPHPRCYGAFPKFLNLFVRQKGLLTIEEAIRKMTSMPAKRLKLESRGTLSEGFFADIVVLNPSRIEDTATYQNPHSYPQGIEYVIVNGELVVNKGIHTKAAPGMVLRRQG from the coding sequence ATGGAAGTGGATATTCTCATAAAAGGCGGAGACATCATTGACGGGACAGGCAAGGCAACCTATCAGGCAGACCTTGCCATTCTCAAGGGGAGAATATCACGAATCGGCGCACTGAATGATATCCAGGCCACGGAGACAATCGATGGCCACGGAATGGTCATCTGTCCCGGCTTCATTGACATTCACGGACACTCAGATATCTCCCTTCTAGTTTGCCCCACAGCAGACAGCAAGATCATGCAGGGGATAACGACTGAAGTCGCAGGAAACTGCGGAGAATCAGCGGCCCCTGTTTCTAAGAGAATGATGGACGATCTAGCCGCGGACGCAAAAAGATTTGAAGTGGAGCTGAGTTGGGGAACCCTGGGCAGTTTCCTGGATATGCTCGAGGGAAGAATATCAATTAACTATGCAACTCTTGTGGGACTGGGCACCATAAGAGGTGGGGCAATCGGTACAATTGACAGGCCAGCAAGCCCCTCCGAACTGTCAAGGATGCAGGACATGGTGAAGGAGGCCCTGGACCAAGGGGCTCTGGGAATCTCAACCGGTCTTATGTATCCTCCAGGTATGTACGCAGATATGCAGGAGATTGTAGAACTCGCGAAATGTGCTGCGAGCAAGTCAGGCATCTACGCCTCTCACATAAGAGGGGAAGGCAAAAATCTTGCCCCTGCAGTCGAAGAAGCAATCCAGATCGGCAGAGAGGCGAGCATTCCCGTTCAGATATCTCACCTGAAGGCGTCGGGCGAATCAAACTGGGGAAGAATGGCCAGCATTTTGTCAGGAATAGAAGATGCATCAAAAGATGGTGTGGATGTGATGGCCGACAGATACCCATACATAGCCGGAGCCACAAGCCTCGCGGCCATTTTCCCGGCCTGGTCGCACGAGGGTGGAAGAAAGGCATTTCTCACCCGCCTAAAAACAGCTGACCACACACCGAATCTGAAAAAAGCAATTGATGAAAGAGTCGCGGATGTGGGATGGGGAAAGATCATTCTGACAAACGCCTGGTCTGCGCAGAACACTGAGCTTGAAGGAAAATCCATTGCCGAGTGTGCCGCCAGAACCAACGTGGATCCCTATGATATCCTGGTCAAGTTGATTCTCGACAGCGAGGGGCTGGCATCCATGGTTTCATTCACACAGGATGAGAACGACATGTTAATAACACTGACCCACCCCAAGGTCATGGTATGCTCAGACAGCGGAGTGAAATCCCCTGAAGGTAAGCTTGGTGAAGGCAAACCGCATCCTAGATGCTACGGCGCATTTCCAAAATTTCTCAATCTATTCGTGCGTCAAAAGGGGTTGCTCACCATAGAAGAAGCAATACGAAAGATGACCAGCATGCCTGCGAAAAGGCTCAAATTGGAAAGCAGAGGGACATTGAGTGAAGGGTTTTTTGCAGATATCGTAGTGCTCAATCCGTCAAGGATCGAGGATACTGCCACCTACCAGAATCCCCACAGCTATCCCCAAGGCATAGAGTACGTCATTGTCAATGGGGAGTTGGTTGTCAACAAAGGCATTCACACAAAAGCAGCGCCCGGGATGGTCTTGAGAAGACAGGGGTAA
- a CDS encoding acyltransferase: protein MTIGSIQFRPLFGKKRHNIERAITLMNKKRADLYVLPELFNTGYSFKDKSEVRDLAEPVGRGETTQALMDYAKTKRTSIVAGIAEREGKKIYNTAMLIKPDGRIGKYRKTHLFLFEKLLFDSGKGPYQVHRVGEARVGMLICFDWIFPEPFRELALKGADIIAHPSNLILPYCQDAMVTRALENRIFIILANRVGNEKRRGERLTFTGGSEIISPRGKILAKALEKEETAITAKISLREARDKKVTLLNHIFRDRRTDLYTELKKGRKR from the coding sequence GTGACGATAGGCTCAATTCAATTCCGACCACTTTTTGGGAAAAAGAGGCATAATATAGAGCGGGCTATCACTCTCATGAACAAGAAGAGAGCTGACCTGTACGTCCTTCCTGAATTGTTCAACACCGGATACAGTTTCAAAGACAAAAGTGAGGTGCGGGATCTCGCTGAACCGGTTGGGAGGGGAGAGACGACGCAGGCTTTGATGGATTATGCCAAAACCAAGAGGACTTCTATTGTGGCCGGGATAGCGGAACGCGAAGGAAAAAAGATCTACAACACTGCCATGTTGATAAAGCCGGACGGCAGGATTGGAAAGTATAGAAAGACGCATCTATTTCTCTTCGAAAAGCTTCTCTTTGACTCAGGAAAGGGTCCTTATCAGGTTCACCGTGTCGGCGAAGCAAGAGTCGGCATGCTCATATGTTTTGACTGGATTTTCCCAGAGCCTTTCCGGGAACTGGCCTTGAAGGGCGCAGACATCATAGCTCATCCATCAAACCTTATCCTGCCCTACTGCCAGGATGCGATGGTGACGCGCGCCCTGGAGAATCGTATTTTCATAATCCTGGCAAATAGAGTAGGCAATGAAAAGAGGAGAGGAGAACGTCTCACATTCACGGGCGGGAGTGAGATAATCTCCCCAAGAGGTAAGATCCTGGCGAAGGCTCTTGAGAAAGAGGAGACTGCGATTACTGCTAAGATAAGCTTGAGAGAAGCAAGAGACAAGAAAGTGACACTTCTAAATCACATCTTCAGAGACAGGAGGACAGATCTGTATACAGAGCTAAAGAAAGGAAGGAAAAGATGA